A stretch of [Clostridium] scindens DNA encodes these proteins:
- a CDS encoding leucine-rich repeat domain-containing protein, which translates to MKRSSLWGWITGKAALKRIIAAGAVIVGLPIVWHSYQNGGIFDPDSYAKNQKVQDNQVIFPEEDEYSQEDGGKGDSDLWEKDHKAEEKLNPEDMPDSSILFETKGKLAEFGSADQMTSDANQPGGIPGSPDGDDGPTILVPGGDGSITVPDGTFGPDGNHNGNGSEGNGGGDDSHPSVDPDPIIPDPDPRPELPPDIYEGLIPVETFPDGGISGDGSNVKITLRLTEDIYETNPIYYGEVLDDWKLFCAVCVYVDVDSGEGMSTIYRIEDYNENFKIGSFPKVAKEDFSVDFYFRPNKGSKWQKETWNYKVKPFKVMFSGWEEGTYSSPAWYPQIGETRNLLNYYPDVLPEEWVDIRSLPIDLPEMFPGWSETPQGEPVPLIYAPMLPGRHVLYPLELVPVPEGMSVSMEMNWNYWMCLQTLNEYTGSREMLEVPDGIGMIDLYGVSVDAIKIPSSVLEVNLDAFGLEVSQSYQVDEENPNYASFEGMLLNKDKTVLYAVPSEKKTVTVPETVTYAEISNNAIEEMHFQSGMPIKLELENLHDASLYVPAEAYFTYLAAWGDRLGSNRLLPDNGADAEFIIQDGAILSRDGKILYGLLDSVGGIYAVPDKVEYIEEGAFAGSASLSTVILPDSVKSLNAQAMTGRQISCIICLGAEPPAIKGDSFDNLDVLQVQVPKGAGESYVDAWTQALGREKAEAIVTEAFNQMESKDGYTYLTQEDGAVLLKVPEDLVYFNGNELQDVTIKEIGSNVFSNCGQLLVAELPESVKRIGEGAFEKCREIQGIVSYSTDTVTVGENAFAGCSKLRFLAFNAASATFENEYWPGGGMKYCVPEGASGYNGNHVPPGCASYFLESQNEGRLLYGEDEEGRYLLAATDNITGEVLLLPDTLEIDDEAMSGCGESFTLDSAGMARLRYIGDYAFMDSGVTGDIILPDTLRYLGGYTFYGCTGISSIHIDGPLDWYKNEFHGPELRSSVFSGCTNLETVTFGSECGVKTIGEEAFWNTALKSIDLPEGVTGLLSGAFGCTQLTEIKIPANMENIYYSVFDSCSKLKKVEFSSDIPPSLILYGVGYGYLFGMDLPDDFRIVLSGNAAGKEEAYIEAWKYAMIGYGADDQNELSQDQIREGENIVRRLLGLEAARIEAAPAPVAPDAMPAQEEENESEDAGGEPQIDDVQDKAEDAGTGNGNAGTDAEADHAEPESGKAENEGEEEL; encoded by the coding sequence ATGAAGCGAAGCAGTCTGTGGGGATGGATAACAGGAAAGGCAGCCTTAAAAAGAATCATAGCCGCAGGCGCGGTGATCGTTGGCCTGCCCATCGTCTGGCATAGTTACCAGAACGGCGGAATATTCGACCCGGATAGTTATGCGAAAAACCAAAAAGTACAGGATAACCAGGTTATTTTCCCGGAGGAGGATGAGTACAGCCAGGAAGACGGCGGGAAGGGAGACAGCGATCTGTGGGAGAAAGACCACAAGGCAGAAGAGAAGCTGAACCCGGAAGATATGCCGGACTCCTCCATCCTGTTTGAAACGAAGGGAAAACTGGCGGAATTTGGAAGCGCCGATCAGATGACCTCTGATGCGAACCAGCCAGGAGGCATTCCCGGAAGCCCGGACGGAGATGACGGGCCGACGATCCTGGTTCCGGGAGGGGACGGGAGTATCACAGTACCTGACGGAACATTTGGGCCAGATGGGAACCACAATGGGAACGGATCCGAAGGAAACGGAGGCGGGGATGATTCCCATCCATCCGTGGATCCTGATCCCATTATTCCAGACCCGGATCCCAGGCCGGAACTGCCGCCCGACATCTATGAAGGATTAATTCCGGTAGAGACATTTCCGGATGGAGGAATATCAGGGGACGGCAGCAATGTGAAGATTACCTTAAGGCTCACTGAGGATATATATGAGACAAACCCCATCTATTACGGGGAGGTACTGGATGACTGGAAGCTGTTCTGTGCTGTCTGCGTCTATGTGGATGTGGATAGCGGGGAAGGCATGTCAACAATATACCGGATAGAAGACTATAATGAGAACTTTAAAATCGGAAGTTTTCCCAAGGTGGCTAAGGAAGACTTTTCCGTTGATTTTTACTTTCGGCCAAATAAAGGAAGCAAATGGCAGAAGGAAACCTGGAATTATAAGGTAAAGCCATTCAAAGTCATGTTCAGCGGATGGGAAGAGGGAACCTATTCATCACCGGCATGGTATCCACAGATCGGAGAGACCAGGAATCTACTGAATTACTATCCGGACGTACTTCCAGAAGAGTGGGTGGATATCCGGTCCCTTCCCATTGACCTGCCGGAAATGTTCCCGGGATGGTCGGAGACGCCGCAGGGCGAGCCGGTACCGCTGATATACGCTCCGATGCTTCCGGGACGTCATGTGCTGTATCCTCTGGAATTGGTTCCGGTACCGGAAGGAATGAGCGTCAGTATGGAAATGAACTGGAACTATTGGATGTGCCTGCAGACGCTGAATGAATATACCGGCAGCAGGGAGATGCTGGAGGTGCCGGATGGTATTGGAATGATTGACCTGTATGGGGTAAGCGTGGATGCGATCAAGATTCCCAGTTCCGTGCTGGAAGTGAACCTGGATGCTTTTGGGCTGGAGGTTAGCCAGTCTTACCAAGTGGATGAGGAGAATCCTAATTACGCTTCCTTTGAAGGCATGCTTCTTAACAAAGATAAGACGGTCCTATATGCGGTCCCGTCAGAAAAGAAGACGGTTACCGTACCGGAAACCGTGACATATGCGGAGATATCCAATAATGCGATCGAAGAGATGCATTTTCAGTCCGGCATGCCAATCAAACTGGAACTTGAAAACCTTCACGATGCGTCTCTATATGTTCCGGCGGAGGCGTATTTCACGTATCTTGCAGCCTGGGGAGACCGGCTTGGAAGCAACAGGCTTCTTCCGGATAATGGCGCTGATGCAGAGTTTATTATCCAAGACGGGGCGATCTTATCTAGAGATGGCAAGATTCTGTATGGGCTGCTGGATTCTGTGGGTGGCATCTATGCGGTTCCGGACAAAGTGGAGTACATAGAGGAAGGAGCATTTGCAGGCAGCGCCAGCCTGTCTACAGTTATCCTGCCAGATAGCGTGAAGTCTCTGAATGCCCAGGCAATGACGGGCAGACAGATATCCTGTATTATCTGCCTGGGAGCTGAGCCGCCTGCTATTAAGGGGGACAGTTTTGATAATCTGGACGTTCTTCAAGTACAGGTTCCCAAAGGAGCCGGAGAATCTTATGTGGACGCGTGGACGCAGGCGCTGGGCAGGGAGAAAGCTGAGGCGATCGTGACGGAGGCGTTCAATCAGATGGAGAGCAAGGATGGATATACTTATCTGACGCAGGAAGATGGGGCGGTTCTTCTGAAAGTGCCGGAGGATCTGGTGTACTTTAACGGAAATGAATTGCAGGATGTTACGATCAAGGAGATTGGAAGCAACGTATTTTCCAATTGCGGACAGTTGCTGGTGGCAGAACTGCCAGAAAGCGTCAAAAGAATTGGCGAGGGCGCATTTGAAAAATGTAGAGAAATCCAGGGTATTGTAAGTTATTCCACCGATACGGTGACCGTGGGAGAGAATGCATTTGCAGGCTGCAGCAAGTTAAGGTTCCTGGCATTCAATGCTGCTTCGGCCACCTTTGAAAATGAATATTGGCCAGGAGGAGGCATGAAATACTGCGTACCGGAGGGGGCAAGCGGATATAACGGCAATCATGTGCCGCCAGGCTGTGCTTCATATTTCCTGGAAAGCCAGAATGAAGGCCGGCTGCTTTATGGAGAGGATGAAGAAGGCAGGTATCTGCTAGCCGCTACCGATAATATTACAGGAGAGGTGCTGTTGCTGCCCGATACCTTGGAGATTGACGACGAAGCCATGTCTGGCTGCGGAGAATCATTTACCTTAGATTCGGCAGGGATGGCAAGGCTGCGCTATATAGGGGATTATGCCTTCATGGATTCCGGGGTGACCGGGGATATCATACTTCCAGATACGCTAAGATATCTCGGCGGTTATACGTTCTATGGATGTACAGGCATCTCATCCATCCATATAGATGGCCCTCTTGACTGGTACAAGAATGAATTTCATGGCCCGGAACTTAGAAGCAGCGTATTTTCGGGGTGTACAAATCTGGAAACAGTGACCTTTGGAAGCGAATGCGGAGTGAAAACGATCGGAGAAGAAGCATTCTGGAATACGGCGCTGAAGTCTATCGACCTTCCGGAAGGAGTCACAGGCCTTCTTTCAGGCGCGTTTGGCTGTACACAATTGACAGAGATCAAGATTCCCGCCAATATGGAAAATATATATTACTCCGTCTTTGATAGCTGCTCGAAACTTAAAAAAGTAGAGTTTAGCAGTGACATTCCGCCAAGCCTGATCCTATATGGGGTAGGATATGGATATCTCTTTGGCATGGATCTGCCGGATGACTTCCGTATTGTGCTATCAGGAAATGCGGCTGGAAAAGAGGAAGCCTATATTGAGGCATGGAAATATGCTATGATAGGCTACGGAGCGGATGATCAGAATGAACTGTCGCAAGACCAGATAAGAGAAGGCGAGAATATCGTGCGGAGACTGCTGGGGCTTGAGGCGGCGCGCATTGAGGCGGCTCCTGCACCGGTAGCGCCGGATGCCATGCCAGCGCAGGAAGAAGAGAACGAGAGCGAAGATGCCGGGGGCGAGCCGCAGATTGACGATGTACAAGACAAGGCGGAAGATGCTGGAACCGGCAATGGGAACGCCGGGACAGATGCAGAGGCCGACCATGCAGAGCCGGAGTCCGGCAAGGCAGAGAATGAGGGGGAAGAAGAGTTATGA
- a CDS encoding AAA family ATPase, with amino-acid sequence MIIEQSEHIVREVRKAFIGKDEIIKKVLMTIYAGGHILLEDSPGVGKTALALAFSRAIGLDYKRIQFTTDTLPSDITGFTMFNRQANEFVYHEGAANCNLLLADEINRTSPKTQAALLEAMEENNVTVDGVTHMLPSPFICIATQNPFGTSGTQPLPESQMDRFMTRLSIGYPSAEDQMQILKAHRYANPLEDIQVVATRENILEVRNYLSSVRLNDDMLRYIIKLCEETRQLPLVELGISPRGVQALTRMSKAHAILHERGYVVPEDVQAVFVDVCAHRLVLRPQARVEGVTERDLLADILKRFQAPAMNKRWKNE; translated from the coding sequence ATGATTATCGAACAGTCGGAACATATTGTCCGGGAAGTCAGGAAGGCTTTTATCGGAAAAGACGAGATTATAAAGAAGGTGCTGATGACGATATACGCCGGAGGCCACATTCTTCTGGAAGATTCTCCGGGGGTGGGAAAGACCGCTCTGGCGCTGGCGTTTTCCAGAGCCATTGGACTGGATTATAAGAGAATCCAGTTTACGACGGATACGCTTCCGTCGGATATTACCGGGTTTACTATGTTCAACCGGCAGGCCAATGAGTTTGTATATCATGAAGGCGCGGCAAACTGCAACCTTCTGCTGGCGGATGAGATCAACCGTACTTCGCCGAAGACGCAGGCAGCCCTTCTGGAGGCCATGGAGGAGAATAATGTTACCGTAGATGGAGTGACCCATATGCTGCCTTCGCCGTTTATCTGCATCGCGACCCAGAACCCTTTTGGAACGTCAGGCACCCAGCCGCTGCCGGAATCTCAGATGGACCGTTTCATGACAAGGCTGTCTATCGGGTATCCGTCAGCCGAAGATCAGATGCAGATCCTGAAGGCGCACCGGTACGCCAACCCACTGGAAGACATTCAGGTGGTGGCAACCAGAGAAAATATCCTGGAGGTCAGGAATTATCTGTCCTCCGTGCGGCTAAACGATGATATGCTCCGCTATATTATAAAACTGTGTGAAGAGACCCGGCAGCTTCCACTGGTGGAACTGGGCATCAGTCCCCGTGGAGTGCAGGCGTTGACGAGGATGTCCAAGGCTCATGCGATTCTGCATGAAAGAGGCTATGTTGTTCCGGAAGACGTGCAGGCTGTCTTTGTAGACGTGTGTGCCCATCGTCTGGTACTGAGGCCTCAGGCCAGGGTAGAAGGCGTGACGGAGCGTGATCTTTTGGCGGATATCCTCAAAAGATTCCAGGCGCCTGCAATGAATAAGAGGTGGAAGAATGAATAA
- a CDS encoding DUF58 domain-containing protein — translation MNKSRKIYGSIFLFSLFILLLSGSRYVLAAVAAEAALLLLLRILLSVDAKGIQLMQKMQTACVAGQELEISMEALSKRRLRAAGILEVTMAYRNVLFGFTGRQQIQIPLAGRQESFLIPFGSELCGEVHVKVEKAVCYDLFGLCRAELECPGEQMLTVHPGKVPIRLLLKRQPQGYLEGEQYYQSRKGNDVSEVFDLREYYPGDDIRSIHWKLSSKMDSVIVREGSDTSHYDTILLFDAGLGGKEKQWDKKVLSSAVELGISVSGRLIELGIPHYIGIPAGDRILRLQVSDRADYLQMIDIWMGITLPKKSGIVLQNFLIEKMQKEYTKLIYVAVGEYSEELFQMEGELDMTAICLQENGDQVGLTQRGSSQLVELPYDLLYSHPHNISI, via the coding sequence ATGAATAAAAGCCGGAAGATATATGGGAGTATCTTTCTCTTCTCCCTTTTCATCCTCCTTCTGTCCGGCAGCCGGTATGTCTTAGCGGCAGTGGCAGCAGAGGCCGCCCTTTTGCTCTTGCTAAGGATACTTCTGTCTGTTGATGCAAAAGGCATCCAGCTAATGCAGAAAATGCAAACGGCATGCGTTGCCGGACAGGAACTGGAGATATCTATGGAGGCACTTTCGAAAAGGCGGCTTAGGGCAGCCGGAATTCTGGAAGTTACTATGGCATACCGTAATGTGCTGTTTGGGTTTACAGGGAGGCAGCAGATTCAGATTCCCCTTGCAGGCAGACAGGAATCCTTTCTGATACCGTTTGGCTCTGAACTGTGCGGGGAAGTGCATGTGAAGGTAGAAAAGGCTGTCTGCTATGACCTTTTCGGCCTGTGCAGGGCGGAATTGGAATGTCCGGGCGAGCAGATGCTGACGGTGCATCCCGGGAAGGTGCCGATACGCCTGCTGCTCAAGCGGCAGCCCCAGGGATATCTGGAAGGGGAACAGTATTATCAGAGCCGGAAGGGCAATGATGTAAGCGAGGTCTTTGACTTGAGGGAATATTACCCGGGAGATGACATCCGCTCAATTCACTGGAAACTGTCCAGCAAGATGGATTCTGTGATTGTCAGGGAAGGAAGCGACACGTCCCATTATGATACGATTCTTCTATTTGATGCCGGGCTTGGAGGCAAAGAGAAGCAGTGGGATAAGAAAGTATTGTCATCTGCCGTAGAACTGGGGATCTCTGTAAGCGGCAGGCTAATTGAGCTGGGAATACCCCATTATATAGGAATACCGGCAGGGGACAGGATTTTGCGGCTTCAAGTGTCAGATCGTGCGGATTATCTGCAGATGATAGATATCTGGATGGGGATCACTCTTCCAAAGAAGAGCGGAATAGTACTCCAGAACTTTCTGATTGAGAAAATGCAGAAGGAGTATACAAAGCTTATCTATGTTGCGGTGGGAGAATATTCGGAAGAATTATTCCAGATGGAAGGGGAACTGGACATGACGGCAATATGCCTGCAGGAGAACGGCGATCAGGTGGGACTGACGCAGAGAGGCTCAAGCCAGCTGGTGGAACTTCCCTATGATCTGCTGTACAGCCATCCTCATAATATATCTATATAA
- a CDS encoding transglutaminase-like domain-containing protein: MRMRNQEDAVKRIELKSASKSMQAERLWQFLLAALLLIGMLRSYLDCVTLSGMHAWILSVAGGAALLCCAVLSSHPRTSAYATLPPVAAGVIWTVISGIREVYGGFLGVMNYLISWWNLRYDDGKNLFQGETITQQGIEAFSVVMILAVTAVVWEMVQKRRSVLSGILLMLYLAPGLILGYLSTVTASILLTAGVGMWLHRIQGGRQLQRGLWTAGLGILFFALAVCVGGESLKGIEHFRKESARQIRDMRFGEDSLPEGNMYRADSMLDGDEETLEVATRQVKSMYLRGFVGGCYEEGIWTPLKNSAFGGENAGMMGWLKKQGFYTASQYFAYASIKEQEEIPKNQVEIKNIGARRNYIYMPYSAQRPKKTQAHQEQDANFQSSSFLGSREYAYSERSENIPAELLHVSGWVSSPSGKEEKAYQEEEAVYRSFVYENYLDVDDSLVGLMDFLFWADAKPEEKDGIYTSTDRIRTILREMTSYKANPEAVPEGEEPVRWFLTEGRQGNAALYATTAVQAYRANGIPARYAEGYLLKEAEVADSKNGKVTLTSQDSHAWAEVYTDGIGWVPIDVTPGFYYDTYALMEMVQKPQGIQQTAAVEDTENDADQVNDKGQKGTEEEKDKTSETILQAVLGAGVMVLIVITALIIFLESRRYLCLRRLARNYRDAGEEGKARILCHAVIEFLRMAGIEAIPGWQAEETEQALTELVPAFQEGEYIRVSHLIEKHIYGDEELRAHEKRALASFIEKMNRERKRLKLQRRLRIRYCRWRIKQKI, encoded by the coding sequence ATGCGCATGCGAAACCAGGAGGATGCGGTAAAAAGAATAGAACTGAAAAGCGCATCCAAGAGCATGCAGGCAGAAAGACTGTGGCAGTTTCTCCTGGCGGCGCTTCTTTTGATAGGAATGCTTAGATCCTACCTGGACTGCGTGACGCTTAGCGGAATGCATGCGTGGATACTTTCTGTTGCAGGAGGCGCTGCGCTTCTGTGCTGCGCCGTATTATCATCTCACCCAAGGACAAGCGCATATGCAACGCTTCCGCCTGTGGCGGCCGGAGTGATCTGGACTGTCATATCTGGAATCAGGGAGGTATATGGCGGCTTTCTGGGAGTGATGAATTATCTGATCAGCTGGTGGAATCTAAGATATGATGACGGGAAGAATCTGTTTCAGGGAGAAACGATCACTCAGCAAGGAATAGAGGCATTTTCCGTAGTAATGATCCTAGCGGTTACGGCGGTCGTGTGGGAGATGGTGCAAAAAAGGAGGAGCGTCCTGTCCGGAATTCTTTTGATGCTATATCTGGCTCCTGGCCTCATATTAGGCTATTTGTCTACAGTGACTGCCTCCATTTTGCTGACGGCCGGGGTCGGGATGTGGCTTCACCGGATTCAGGGAGGCAGGCAGTTGCAGAGAGGATTGTGGACAGCTGGTCTGGGAATCCTATTCTTTGCGTTAGCGGTTTGCGTAGGAGGAGAAAGCCTGAAGGGAATCGAGCATTTCCGCAAGGAAAGCGCCCGTCAGATCCGGGACATGCGGTTTGGCGAAGATTCGCTGCCGGAAGGCAATATGTATAGGGCGGATTCTATGCTTGACGGGGATGAGGAGACATTGGAGGTTGCAACAAGGCAAGTGAAGTCCATGTATCTTCGCGGCTTCGTAGGGGGCTGCTATGAAGAAGGGATCTGGACGCCGCTTAAGAATTCCGCGTTTGGCGGAGAAAATGCGGGAATGATGGGATGGCTCAAGAAACAGGGGTTCTATACAGCAAGCCAGTATTTCGCCTATGCCAGTATAAAAGAGCAGGAGGAGATTCCGAAGAACCAGGTAGAGATTAAAAATATCGGCGCGCGCAGAAACTATATTTACATGCCTTATTCCGCACAAAGGCCGAAGAAGACGCAGGCTCATCAGGAGCAGGATGCGAATTTCCAGTCATCCAGCTTCCTTGGAAGCAGGGAGTATGCCTATTCAGAGCGGTCAGAAAATATTCCGGCAGAATTGCTTCATGTATCAGGCTGGGTGTCCAGCCCTTCCGGGAAAGAAGAAAAAGCCTACCAGGAAGAGGAAGCAGTCTATCGCAGTTTCGTGTACGAGAATTATCTGGACGTGGATGATTCCCTGGTGGGCTTGATGGACTTCCTGTTCTGGGCCGATGCAAAGCCGGAGGAGAAGGATGGCATCTATACGTCTACCGACAGGATACGGACCATTTTAAGAGAAATGACATCTTATAAAGCGAATCCGGAAGCAGTGCCGGAAGGAGAAGAGCCCGTGCGCTGGTTTCTTACGGAAGGGCGGCAGGGAAATGCGGCGCTATATGCCACCACTGCGGTGCAGGCGTATCGTGCAAACGGGATACCGGCCAGGTATGCGGAAGGCTATCTGCTTAAGGAAGCGGAAGTGGCGGATTCCAAGAATGGAAAAGTCACGCTTACCAGCCAGGACAGCCATGCCTGGGCGGAAGTCTATACGGATGGCATCGGCTGGGTCCCGATTGATGTGACGCCGGGATTCTATTATGATACATATGCGTTGATGGAAATGGTACAGAAGCCTCAGGGAATCCAGCAGACGGCTGCCGTGGAAGATACGGAAAATGATGCGGATCAGGTTAATGACAAAGGTCAGAAAGGGACGGAGGAGGAAAAGGACAAGACTTCCGAAACCATTCTTCAGGCTGTGCTGGGGGCAGGGGTCATGGTGCTGATCGTTATAACGGCTCTGATCATATTTTTGGAGAGCCGGCGCTATCTATGTCTGAGGAGACTGGCTCGGAATTACCGGGATGCCGGGGAGGAAGGCAAGGCGCGCATTCTGTGCCATGCAGTCATCGAATTTCTGCGTATGGCTGGGATAGAAGCAATTCCCGGGTGGCAGGCGGAGGAGACGGAACAGGCATTGACGGAACTTGTGCCGGCCTTTCAGGAGGGAGAATACATTAGGGTCAGCCATCTGATAGAAAAGCATATCTATGGAGACGAGGAATTGCGGGCACATGAGAAGAGAGCCCTGGCGAGTTTCATTGAAAAGATGAACAGGGAGAGGAAGAGATTAAAACTGCAAAGGCGGCTTCGCATTCGCTATTGCAGATGGCGCATAAAGCAAAAGATATAG